Proteins co-encoded in one Streptomyces diastaticus subsp. diastaticus genomic window:
- a CDS encoding sulfite exporter TauE/SafE family protein, whose amino-acid sequence MSAVVLALLAGAVAGLALGGMGGGGSVLAVPALIHLLGFSPVEATTASLVIVAITTATSLYAHGRDGNVRWRPGLLFAGAGLLPAVAGGLLATRLPEVLLTAAFSVLAAVAAVGMLRARDDAPPAGDPSALRAAGAGAGLGAVTGLLGVGGGFLGVPALVRVVGLPIRAAVGTSLLVISLTSTASLAARGGTLAGLDWSVVGPFTAAAVLGAWDGRRLAARVSGRTVRRVFGVALLAVAALMLVDALVMR is encoded by the coding sequence ATGAGCGCCGTGGTCCTCGCCCTGCTGGCCGGAGCGGTGGCCGGGCTCGCCCTCGGGGGCATGGGCGGCGGCGGCAGCGTCCTCGCCGTACCGGCCCTGATCCACCTGCTCGGTTTCTCTCCCGTGGAGGCCACCACGGCCAGCCTGGTCATCGTCGCCATCACCACGGCCACCTCCCTGTACGCCCACGGCCGCGACGGCAACGTCCGCTGGCGGCCCGGGCTGCTCTTCGCGGGCGCCGGGCTCCTCCCGGCGGTGGCGGGCGGCCTGCTCGCCACCAGGCTCCCCGAGGTGCTGCTCACCGCCGCCTTCTCGGTACTGGCCGCCGTCGCCGCCGTCGGCATGCTGCGGGCCCGCGACGACGCCCCGCCGGCCGGCGACCCGAGCGCTCTCCGCGCGGCCGGGGCGGGGGCGGGGCTGGGCGCGGTGACCGGGCTGCTCGGGGTGGGCGGCGGGTTCCTCGGGGTGCCCGCCCTCGTACGGGTGGTCGGGCTGCCGATCCGGGCGGCGGTCGGCACCAGCCTGCTCGTCATCAGCCTGACCTCCACCGCCTCCCTCGCCGCCCGGGGCGGGACCCTCGCCGGGCTGGACTGGTCGGTGGTCGGCCCTTTCACCGCCGCGGCCGTCCTCGGCGCGTGGGACGGGCGCCGGCTCGCCGCCCGGGTCTCCGGGCGCACCGTGCGACGCGTCTTCGGCGTGGCGCTGCTCGCCGTCGCCGCGCTGATGCTGGTGGACGCCCTCGTCATGCGCTGA
- the cobF gene encoding precorrin-6A synthase (deacetylating), translating to MRNIYVIGMGSGDPDQLTLQAVKAMRRVDVFFLLDKGEEKADLLRLRHEMLAEHAGDRPYRLVEARDPDRDRDRSAGTAAYTEAVEDWRGRRADVYERMITDELPEDGTGAFLVWGDPALYDSTLGILEEILERGRVAFGYEVIPGISSVSALLARHRTGLNRVARPVQFTTGRRLAQGWPEGVDDLVVMLDAQQAYRHHLAEDPVIHWGAYVGTPDEILVSGRLSEVADRITELRAEARARKGWIMDTYLLRRG from the coding sequence GTGCGGAACATCTATGTCATCGGTATGGGATCGGGAGATCCGGATCAGCTGACCCTTCAGGCGGTGAAGGCGATGCGGCGGGTGGACGTGTTCTTCCTGCTCGACAAGGGCGAGGAGAAGGCGGACCTGCTGCGGCTTCGCCACGAGATGCTGGCCGAGCACGCCGGGGACCGCCCGTACCGGCTGGTGGAGGCCCGGGACCCGGACCGCGACCGGGACCGGAGCGCGGGGACCGCCGCGTACACCGAGGCGGTCGAGGACTGGCGCGGCCGCCGGGCCGACGTGTACGAGCGGATGATCACCGACGAGCTGCCCGAGGACGGCACGGGCGCCTTCCTGGTCTGGGGCGACCCGGCGCTGTACGACTCCACACTCGGCATCCTGGAGGAGATCCTGGAGCGGGGCAGGGTCGCCTTCGGGTACGAGGTGATCCCCGGCATCAGCAGCGTCTCGGCGTTGCTCGCCCGCCATCGCACCGGGCTCAACCGGGTCGCCCGGCCCGTGCAGTTCACCACCGGCCGGCGGCTGGCGCAGGGCTGGCCCGAGGGGGTGGACGACCTGGTGGTGATGCTCGACGCTCAGCAGGCCTACCGCCACCACCTGGCAGAGGATCCGGTGATCCACTGGGGCGCCTACGTCGGCACCCCCGACGAGATCCTGGTCTCGGGGCGCCTCAGCGAGGTCGCCGACCGCATCACCGAGCTCCGTGCCGAGGCCCGCGCCCGCAAGGGCTGGATCATGGACACCTACCTCCTGCGGCGCGGCTGA
- a CDS encoding PP2C family protein-serine/threonine phosphatase produces the protein MNPLNGTGPVNGSLRAVDAVLLLVEDDPGDALLLEETLADSDLDAELVSVHTLAEAQSYLADCDRLVCVLLDLHLPDVHGLDSVTRIVHSAPDAAIVVLTGLAESEAGLAAVATGAQDYLGKGHLDPETLSRAVRYALQRKQVERASAALRANERIAQENARLERGLLPVPLLHGDDFGAAARYEPGRAHGLLSGDFYDVVQTADGAVHAVIGDVSGHGAAEAALGVCLRVAWRTAVLCGTEQLEKVRLLEEILVAERSDPHVFATVTLLVFPADRGSVRVVRAGHPGMLIRSGATVQQVETPGGMALGLLPGRGEWPQEEVPLPPGGHVVLFTDGLFEGRTGPGTRLGEEGLLELALRNADLEPAAFVDALVDGASEGAAPYGGLADDVAVLHLGWRKS, from the coding sequence ATGAACCCACTGAACGGCACCGGACCGGTCAACGGCTCGCTCAGAGCCGTCGACGCCGTACTGCTCCTCGTCGAGGACGACCCCGGCGACGCCCTCCTGCTGGAGGAGACGCTCGCCGACAGCGACCTCGACGCCGAACTCGTGAGCGTCCACACCCTCGCCGAGGCGCAGAGCTACCTCGCCGACTGCGACCGCCTGGTCTGCGTCCTGCTGGACCTGCATCTCCCGGACGTGCACGGCCTCGACTCGGTCACCCGCATCGTGCACTCCGCGCCCGACGCCGCCATCGTCGTCCTGACCGGGCTCGCCGAGTCCGAGGCGGGCCTCGCCGCCGTCGCGACCGGCGCGCAGGACTACCTCGGCAAAGGCCACCTCGACCCGGAGACACTCAGCCGCGCCGTCCGCTACGCCCTCCAGCGCAAGCAGGTCGAACGCGCCTCCGCGGCCCTGCGCGCCAACGAGCGGATAGCCCAGGAGAACGCCCGCCTCGAACGGGGCCTGCTGCCCGTCCCGCTGCTGCACGGCGACGACTTCGGCGCGGCCGCGCGCTACGAGCCCGGCCGGGCGCACGGCTTGCTCAGCGGCGACTTCTACGACGTGGTGCAGACCGCCGACGGCGCCGTCCACGCGGTGATAGGCGACGTCTCCGGCCACGGCGCGGCCGAGGCGGCACTCGGCGTCTGCCTGCGCGTCGCCTGGCGCACCGCCGTGCTGTGCGGCACGGAGCAACTGGAGAAGGTCCGGCTGCTGGAGGAGATCCTGGTCGCAGAGCGCTCCGACCCGCACGTCTTCGCCACCGTCACCCTTCTCGTCTTCCCGGCCGACCGCGGTTCCGTGCGGGTGGTACGCGCCGGGCACCCCGGCATGCTGATCCGCTCCGGCGCCACCGTGCAGCAGGTGGAGACCCCCGGCGGCATGGCCCTCGGGCTGCTGCCCGGCCGGGGGGAGTGGCCGCAGGAGGAGGTGCCGCTGCCGCCCGGCGGCCACGTCGTCCTCTTCACCGACGGCCTCTTCGAGGGCCGTACCGGCCCCGGCACCCGCCTCGGCGAGGAGGGGCTGCTGGAGCTGGCCCTGCGCAACGCCGACCTGGAGCCCGCCGCCTTCGTGGACGCCCTGGTGGACGGCGCCTCCGAGGGGGCCGCGCCCTACGGCGGCCTCGCCGACGACGTCGCCGTCCTGCACCTCGGATGGAGGAAGTCGTGA